gactcttaatttcatttcaatattgatttaattcttatttatttaattttgaccctatctaaattatttatttttatgtatttatttttatttttatttatttacttattatttcctttttatttaaaattggtTTGTTTTTGTATTTATTgtgcattttttatttttttatctattttcctttttcctttattatcgttattatttatttatttttatttttatattttaaaaaattagattaTTTAAGTTCTTACTtgcaaatttattattattattattattattattattattattattattatcatcatcatcatcatcatcattatggttattattattattatacgttcatattttattatgcatattatcatctttattttccGTATACCATCATTTTTATATATACTtccatttaattttattatgactACAATCATGTCACGAAACCTGTTCAAATACATTTATCCGTTTCTATACTATGTTTGCATAAGCTAAATACACATTATTTCAAGTGTTACATTTGTCTTTGCACAAGGCacaaaaaaatctttttttttttaaatcaaagtaATGTTCATTATTTTGGAATTAGAAAAATCGTATTCTTAACTTACGGAATATGTCTTCTTTCTAAAACTGAAATAGTCGAATATTtgctttaaaataaataaaaacgggATTTACGTGATGATTAAATGGCGTTCATTTTTATTCTCGAGGATCTAAGACATTGTGTCCTAACTCATGAGATATAATCCTTTCTTCTCGATTAACTTGAAATAAACCCCTTTTCatgaaaattaatttagttaagtaATGTCTTAataaaaaattgtattttaaaatcttttcaaatttttaattttcggcactaaagacatcaagtaatcaattaggtaccaattttgggtgtaatGAAGGTGTTAATcattcctcgtgcgtaaccgactcccgaacctattttttgatttttgtagacagaaaaatattattttaataaatcaaatctCTTATTAAAACGATTAAATTATGAGATGACCCGATCACGCCTCCTAAAAGTGATTGGTGGctactcccgttttcattttaaaaaaaaaaatcgattTCAAAATAGTATCGAAAATACCATATTCTAAAACAAAAATCCCAATGTAAAAATCCACATAGATTTTCATATGACTGGTCACACATGTCCACTAAACTATGCTGCTAAAACAAAATGACAAATCTCATACGCATGGGTCAGTACGATTATCAGGAGCTTAAAATAAGACAATTTATAATCGTGTTCTAGAAATGctaattttggtttttcttttattgtttaaGTTACTTCAAAACATGACAAGTCTGTATTTCTAATCCTTCAAGGTTACCACTGTTAAATCTTCTTTTCTTCGAAATTAAATGCGCAGGGACTAATTTACAAGACCTCAAAGATAATTATGAGGATGGAACTTACATTATTTAGCAGCAAATTCTCTCAAGACTTGTTCCACTTGTTCAACTACCCCAAGCTTTTTAAACCATTGAGCCAGTAAACTTGAAGCTTCTTTTCCAACCACAATTCCATCTCTCTCCAAATCCATAAGAAACTCCAGGGCCTTATTAAGCTTGTTCTGCTTCTCATAAGCAGCCAACACCAGCGCTACACATTTATCGCTAGGCTCGAGACCAGCTCTCCTCATGTTCTCAAAAGCAACACGTGCCTCTTCACTTTCACCTGCCACTTGATAGGCATTTATCAGGAGTCCGCAAAGCTTGGCATCGGGAGAAATACCGGCGAGCTGAATAGCACCAAACACCCTTTGTGCACCATCGGTATAGCCGTTCGTGGAGTAGGCTCTCAGCAGGGCCTTGTAAACCTCACTTCCAGCATAGATTTCTAGATTATCCATTTCCTTAAGCAAACCTTCTCCTTGTTCAGGCATTCCAGCTCTGATGTAAGCCATAATCATACCGCCGTATGATCTTTTATCAAGTTGTTGGCCGAGCAGCTTAATCTCTTCAAAGGTATCTTCAGCTAACTTCAGATTTCCAGCCTTGCTGTACATGTGAACCATGGTTGTTAGAGTTACCTGATCACAGATAAAACCTCTTCTCTTCATGGCATCTAGAATGTTTTCAGCTTCTCGAAGCCGGTTTTGCTTCCCATAACCATGAATTATCTTAGTGTAATCGCGAATATTGGCTTCGAAAGTTTCTTCAAGTAGGGCAATTTCTGCCACCTAGACAAAGAACAATAAGGCAAGAAAAACAAACAATTTCCTTTCCCTATTTGCCATGGTGACAAGTAACAAACCAAAACCCTAAAACAAGTAGCTTTAGTTTCATCTCATAAATTATACCATTAAGACGTAATTGTAAGTTATAATCCCTTAGTTACCTGCAGAAACAATACTAGTGTTGCTCCGACTCTTCATATTTCATGTACAGGTATCAAGTACGAGGACATGACCCTTCAAAGATCCTCCAAATAAATgaaaaagttttataaaaattgaaCATTATAGACAGGTTAATCAACCAGTAAAAACGAATAAGCAGCCCTCACTGATATTTGCTGACCACTGCTACGTATGTATTGAAACATTCCGTTTGTAATAACACCCCTAATCCCCCCTTCTCCATTCAGAATTGAGCAGAGCCATGTGCTAATAAGGACAAAGGGACAACCATTCCTTTTCAGAATTAAACCATGGAACTGATTATTTCCAGGGAAATTACAGTTTTCTAGCATTACACAATTATTCTCAGTCCAAGTAACACAAAACAAAGTAACCCCATTAATAAAATACGTGCAGAAAATCATTTAAGAAAAGGGGGAAATATAAACCATACCTGGAAATAAAGAGGGTGTTCCGTTATCTTCAATTCTTTAAGAACCACAAGCCAGTCAGCTCTCCTGGGCTTCATAACATTAACCCAAGTACCCAATAAATTTTCCAGACTCCCTTTTTCGGGATTAAAGCAAATAATCTGTTTCATCAAAGCCTTGCATCGCTTTGTCATTTTAAATGGAAGCTTATCAATGGCTTGTCTCTGTTCTTCTGTAATGCCTGGACCAATCTCGACCCACTTAAACCTTCTTTTTTCTTCTGCATCTATGAAGGCAATTTGTGGCTCATTACTGAATGTACAAGAACTGGGTTTCGTTGCTTGTTTCAGGGATAATGATGGGTTTCCATTTCCCCAGGATTGTGGGTAAATTTGCTTGTTGATAATTGGGAATGGTGAGTAAGAGCAGTGAGGTATACTACAAGCAGAGGTGACCATCATTTCACAAAACGAAAAATTAgagaaaatttataaagaaaaatatCATTATGGAAAGGCTTTTTAAGTCTGGGATTGATTCGAAGTGAACGGCAGCGAGAATGGATTTGAGAAAGGTTAAAATTTGATGTTAGTCCCTGTACTTTGATAAAACTTAAGTCTctgtcttttatttaaaaattaatatattaatattttctatcaaaatttgtGTGAACTTAGACTTTTCATTAGGACATATAATTAACaaaatataaacatattaaattgaaaatttttacaaaactaccAATGAAGATAATGTTAGATCTaggatttttaaatttaaaagtagGAGAATTGaacttttaacttttaaagtaAATAGATCAAATATCAAGTTCTGTACAAATACAGGGACTAacagcatattttaacctttaagaAATTCTTCCGAGTTTTTCAGATCAATTAAATGGGTGGGCCTAAAGCCCAAAGGCTCCATGAAAATAAGTTGAAGTTTTGTCAAATTTTAATCAAGGTTCCTGTAATATGCATTTTCAGTAGATTTAGTCCATCTAttatagtttgaaaattttacctCATCTCGTTACTAGTGTAATAATATGATGATAATGCTTATTTATTACATATGTAATACAACAGttagacataaaataaaaataatcaatataattttaaacttaaaattaaaaaataaataaaatttcttgtaaaaataaaatttcttcaaacgaacaattttttttctttctactaaaataaaccataaaaataattaactattttatTGCTCACTTATATACtaaaacaaacataaaaataatattctTATTTTTATAAACACTGCAAACATGTTTCTGTAATTTTCATTAAATAATTTGATGTgactattttttaaattttacatgttgacaatttctttttgttttgttcttaaatgtaaaaagaaaaaaaaaagaaaacagagTAGTCAATTGTTGAATGAATGCTAAGATATATAAGAATGTCACCATGTAATTTAAAAACATTAAGTCACCTCAAATAATGTGATCAACAATAAGTCCCTAGAGAATTTTATCTAAAATTTGCTTTGGTCACAAATAATAGTATGACACACCtaagtaataaatatatttatgttttagattcaaatttaaagttgtttaagttttattatttttataaaattttgaaaatataaaaatattatattttaataattttttaattaagttaGTGTTAGTTTCATGGTGATCAGTTTCACATCAGTTCTAGTTATATTGGCTGGTATGCACTATTTTAGTGCTAAAATGAAATAAGCAACATCCTTTTGCACTTCGATGAAAATTTCAATTTGTACCGGTTGCACCGGTTGATGCATGAATAATATTAAAAGCTATCAAACGTTTAACATTTACTATTATGCTAAAGGCTTAATTGAAATTTATGAccaataaaaaaattacattggAAAATAAAgtttaacatttaaaaaaaattatttaaaaatcgtTTTTATTTTTTTGGCATAATGCCAAAAATAGCCCTCGTTTACCTGTTTGGTCAGTTTGGccctttatcttttttttttgagCACTTTAACCCcctaacttttatatttttttgtcaaattggTCTATTTTTAACGGACgagaaatgattgtatgaaaCTATGATTCCACGTCATCTATATCCCTTCCCAATAGGAGGATGACAAATCAGATTTTCCTCTAAATTTTTAGCTTTTTCAgttgtatttgaaattttcaggaggaaaaaaattgaaaattaggaGGAAAAATCTGATTTGTCTTCCTCCTACTAGGAAGGGATATAGATGATATGGAATCACAGTTTCATTCAATCCTTTCTTTTAATGTGATGTCGCCATTAGTTGACTAACGGTGCTGATGTGGAAAAAATTTATTCCACCATGCCAACATATTTCgcacataattaaaataaaaaataattaaaaagccaATTCAAAACATAAAATATACAAACATTGAATCGTTTCAGAAATGAAAAGGCTTCTcctaaaaaaaaaacacttgaaAAAGATAATCTAAAAAAAAATAGAGCAAAAATTGAACCCTAACtcgaaaaagtaaaaaaattatgcAAAAGAAAATTACCCAAAGCCTGTTGCAGAATCGCATTTTGATTTTTGATGACATTTTGgggtatgtttttaaaatttttcacattgaaaatgttatatatgttatttcaattttagtttagggttttgaagtttgaaattttgatttagggttgttgtaacacccctcactcatcTCCGTCACTGGATTAGGGTTATGATATGCTACCAATCAAAATAgaatagaaaggatctataaCAGTTTAAGTtttctttaaataaaaattattcatCAAACATGTAGTCAAATACATGATAATCATACATAATCGGGGTTAAATTGAGCTTATGGAAGTCctaaaacattttgaaacaaagcaatgactaatttgaaaaatttaagaaaaacatggcaaaaataaaaaataggggttgcaccacacgaccgtgtggtgcaAGGCCACACGTCTGTGCCCTCAATTCGTGTAACAAATTGACGTCATGTGATAAAGGGTAACACAACCGTgttgctaggccatgtaacaaaTTGTGATTGTGCGAACCATCCTGCACCTAAAATGAACAAACCACACGACCGTGCCATATacccgtgtgtggcacacgaccgtgtgtcaggccatgtatcAGCCCGTGTGGACCTAAATGTCACATTTTCATCAAGTTACATAAACCAATTCTCTTAGGTCACAAGCAACACTTTTACCAACATTCAAACCTACACAAAActcatcaaaacataccaaagtcaatacattttcattcatCCTAGGTGCCTAACAAATATTCCATATTTGACACCTCAATACAAACAATTTCAAACTGCCAAACATCACCACTTAAACACCATTCAACATCCATATGCATATGGTATACAATCAACTTATATTACCAAATAAGCTTATACAAAATGTACTAATATCAAGCATAATGTCCCAAAACATAACATTATTAAAACATACTACTTTATACAATTCATGTCATCATATCCATACCTTAtcctctttcacattcatcaatcATCATTTTACAAAACTTATACCTATCAAACATGATCAAACTATTCATATATGTATAAACATGATTATATACCAAAAAGTACCAACCATATTTACATAGCCAAAGTCATATCACAACTAGGACAAATACATATGAAATTTAAACCACCTACTACATCGCACTTATAACCTAAACCAAAACGATCAAAAGGTCTACTGAGTTATTGAACGGATAGTGTGAGCTCCGACTTGACTTCCAACTGACCAAAacttttgataatctataaagaATCAAACATAACAGATATAAGCGAATCAttacttagtaagctcgtattaaACTTAAACTTCAACTTACTATATGTGATATAAGTTAAAAagtttacaattaatttcataatcaAGGTCATGAGTTCATTAATTGCCTATACACATCACATATACAAGTAACtttatcatgtcataaaacatatacAAGTAAACACATTTGATACACAATTCactaatcacatattcatttaacATTCACATTTTCATTTCAAGAACCTATTTCAAATGTTCATTTTATATATCTATTTCCATATAACCATTTCGTATAACCAGTTCATATATTCATTTCCACCCGATGAACTATAGTGAATTAATGTTAGATACGCGGAAATAATGCTTACACAAGCTATGACAGTAAATtctcacacgagttgtgaaatgagcctgctcacacgagctgtcaGTCAGGATGTTAGgctacatgatgctgctcacacgagttgtgaaaaATCCGCAACAGATGCAGGATCTTAGCCATCGACAGGACATCCTAGACTAGCACTCGAAACGGTAATAATCCTAATGAatgccatttgtatcctaagCATTCATAATATTCATACGGGTCATGCATCACATCAACATCATTTAATTATTATAGATTGCTTCATTACATGAATCATCTATATAGTTTTCCATTTTCAGTCAAAACCTTTAATTATAATatcattgcaatttagtccatatcaCCATTTACCATTTATCAAGCAAATAAGCCCAATCACAACATATATTGATAGTTATTAAATCAAAAGAACAACAACTAATTAGTTTAATcaatatacaaacttacctaaacCAAATCTGCAATAAACACAACATTGACAATTACTCTCCTAACTTTCCTTTTCCACGATTAATGTCTGATTgatttgtttcttgatctaaataataattttaacccAATCAATcatttaaaataacttaaaaaattaaacttATTCGTATAAGtccttttaataatatttttagattTACCCTAAACTTTCACCTTTTATGCAGTTTAGTCCCTATATCAAAACttgcaaaattttcacaattaGCCTAAAAAAACCCTAAGCCGGATTCATGGTAGTCCCTCTAAAGCCCTTAAAAACTGAATAATTGCAATTAAACCATGCCAATTTCGAAATTATAACAATTAAAACCTTAAATTCAAAACTAGttaaaactactttacaaaatgttCCTATTTGACCATCAAACTCTTACATCTATAAactaacataaaaatacatagaATTCATTCATGTTAagtccttaaaattttaaaaattttacgaaTTATTCTTTGGGCTAGCTAGGTTAAGCTAcaatgatttcaaaaacataaaaattactaaaaaagaaGTCAAAATTACTTACATGAAAGCACCCTAGACCATTGAATGTTCAAGCTCTTCCCATGGCTATTTTTTATTCTAAACTTCGGCAAAGATGAAAGGAAGATGATGatggcttgtttattttcttttgtttatgttttaaatacataattaccaatttacccttaattaacttataaaatttatttattaactaAGCCTAAACCATCCACTTCCATTAAAAAGGGCCTAATTACCTTTTAAGGCCTtcaaatcataaattcataaTCATTTAGTACAATAAACTAATAGCaattaacttttttaatttttacgatttagtcttttttacttaattaactatctaaaggTTAAATTTTTTAACCAAAATTCAATACGACATTATaatagactcgtaaatattaaataaataatatttattgactCGCTAGTCAaaattgtggtctcaaaatcaccatttttgacaccattAAAAACCGGGCTATTATAGTTGTTGAATATGGgggttatggtttagggttttttaTTTTAGAGATTTTATTTTAAGGTTTTCAATTTTGGGGATTTTCTcttaggtttttttatttttgggattTTTGTTTAGGGTTTTCAATTTTTGGGATATTGGTTTAGGGTTTTTGATTTGGCTACTGATTAGAAGAGGAATTTTGGGTATTTTAGTTTTTCTATTTAAGGTTTTCAATTTGATTACTAAAAAGAAGAGGACTTTTTGGTTTTGGCTTTCTTGGTTTAGGGTTTTTGATTTCGTTAGTGATAGTGGTCGACCCCAAAATTTGACAAATTTGTATGtttttgtaacaacccgatttttagtggtgtcataAAACTATGATTTTGGAACCCCATTTTCAAAGAGTGAGtctgtgaataatattatttagtatttatgagtttattttgaattatattaaattttggtttagaagatTATATCGAATTGAAAATTAATTAAGGTACAGTGTATCCTAAGGTTGGTAGTGTCGAAAAGtgaggtatcaagacctcatTTTCAAAAAACTGAACTCGTGAATATTGTTGTTAAATGTTTACAGAGTTGTTATACAGGTCAAATTGTGATTGATAATAGAATTTTGACCTAACGAGTTTTCGAAAGTCCTTGTTGAGCATGTTTATTCTTTTAGTAGttcaatttttaatttggaaCGAAACCAAGTCACACCTGAATTTTTATATATAGAGTCTGGTCACTTCTGAACCGAAGCCACCTCGAttgatttaaatttcaaatttactcTTATGCTATTTATTTTGTATCAGTTTATAAAAATTTGGGTTGAATTGGGCACTATATTTAATTGATGGATTTTTTGTGCAGTCGATTGGGGAAAATAATTAGATTACAACTATatatgtaacaacctgtttttagtgaaatcagaacagtggtttcaggaccacaaatccgagtctgtaagaaaaaaattattttaaaattattttatggtctaccatATGATAGGAATATCgtataaaaatatcgttaagaaaattttaccgattacatgtctAATTGATAAAAGGACCAGATTGCAtgaaatgtaaaagttgagttctagtagctaaatggatcaaatagctatggaattaaatattagaGGTCCTcatatggaaaatagaccattaagaggagttagtatattagtatgatgattcatccatggaaaataaaataaagaaaaggactaaattggaaagatgaaataagaaaagatgatattttaattaaataagaaatatcatcattttatatcatctttcccaaattaaagacatggaaaccctagtcATGGGTGTTGAACTCAAGTAAACTATTttggcttaattaggtatgttttcttatcctgttttttttataatttttatattttcgatatcgtaatagcttaatctagctatttcggggattaatttgtaaagttatcaaagtgttaggatttttccatggatgaatatagttgaattatgaaattttatggtagaaaatgaaaggttgttgatagataaataacttttgtaaagggaattttgataaaattatgatttagagactaaattgaaaagttgaaaaatccatgaaaaaattctaaattttatgaaataaatagGCTGCTAATGTTACATGTAAAAGTcgactaggcttggaataaggattaaattgcataaatttcattttcctagcctagggacaaaatcaaaattaattaaaaatataggggcaaaatggtaattttgcctaaggtgtgaattgaattgaattgaattgaatataaattgatgttaaattgattcatatagatctggatagaccaaatacggagttagaacgaggaaaagagaaggTATCAGATTAGTAGATTACAAATACATGAACacttgttgaggtaagttcgtataattaaattgtgtatatttatatgtttgaattgaatgttgtatatgtgaattgtgaaattgatatttatatgaaattgattacATATTTGAAAAAGCTTGATAAAtgttaagttccgtttgaatagatgaaatttcgatggatacagggttccggaattggttgtggtcctgcatatgttgcggacacaccacaacTCGAAAGAGCATCCTGTTAATAGCCCTTTCGAGCTTCCCGATATATTGTTCTTGCGAGCTTCCagttaatagctcttcggagcatccTAATTGGTTATGAtactgcatgtgttgtagacacACCACAGCTTTTATGAGCGTCCTGATATATGGCTCCCTAGAGCTTCCCAATTAAAGGCTCTTTAATGAGCTACTCGATAAATAGCTCTTCGAAGCTTCTCGATATTGGCTTGTATGAGCTTCTCGTTAATGGCTCTCTGGAGCTTtccgttacatggctcacatgagcttcctattatatggctcgagagagggcTTCTCGTTTATGTGCGCGTATGAGCATTTCTTGTAACACCACTAACTCGTAACCGTCGCTGAAATAggataagaggcattaccggacttgtatcTCAGTTAagaacaatcatttatcaaatatcatctcattttaataaatgtcattcattcacattcaatatgtacttaaatcTCATTTATCAAATATCATTTCATTTTagtaaatatcattcattcacattcaatatgtacttaaatcGAACATATAAAGCTTaaatcatgcattcgggactaaatcggtaacatatgaaaattttggaaacttagaaaaatttcaagatTTCAAATGTCACACGCCtctgtgaacaggtcgtgtgcctcacacggttaatagacatgcccgtgtcttagatcgtgtggaaacagggcatacatactgacttgtgtcacacagCCGAGGACaaacccgtgtgccaggccgtgtgaaaactggagaggatattgacttgggtcacacgggcaaccacacgcctgtgtgtctagcccgtgtgcccttcgaaatggtcaTACATGTCCGTGCATCAAGCTgtgccaaaactatagggtatactaacttatcaacatggccaagtcacacgcccgtgtgctaggcctgtACCATataggggtatactgacttgtaccgcacggccagtcacacgcccgtgtgtgagaccatgtggagcatactgacttccaAATCATTTCAaaactaggggacacacggccgtgcaacacgaccgtgtgtcacacacggctgagacatacgcccgtgtggacaaaaataggctgttTAGAAAGTCATATTTGCTACCCTAAACACATAAGCATTCACAAATATAAATGACCACTTTTCATAACACAATTTACAACCATGTTAACCACTTCAATACACATTATTTGCCATATCAAAACCTAAAAATTACATACTCATATTCCTATTTAACatcatgcataatccattcatttaac
Above is a genomic segment from Gossypium arboreum isolate Shixiya-1 chromosome 8, ASM2569848v2, whole genome shotgun sequence containing:
- the LOC108476850 gene encoding pentatricopeptide repeat-containing protein At1g01970; translation: MMVTSACSIPHCSYSPFPIINKQIYPQSWGNGNPSLSLKQATKPSSCTFSNEPQIAFIDAEEKRRFKWVEIGPGITEEQRQAIDKLPFKMTKRCKALMKQIICFNPEKGSLENLLGTWVNVMKPRRADWLVVLKELKITEHPLYFQVAEIALLEETFEANIRDYTKIIHGYGKQNRLREAENILDAMKRRGFICDQVTLTTMVHMYSKAGNLKLAEDTFEEIKLLGQQLDKRSYGGMIMAYIRAGMPEQGEGLLKEMDNLEIYAGSEVYKALLRAYSTNGYTDGAQRVFGAIQLAGISPDAKLCGLLINAYQVAGESEEARVAFENMRRAGLEPSDKCVALVLAAYEKQNKLNKALEFLMDLERDGIVVGKEASSLLAQWFKKLGVVEQVEQVLREFAAK